A single window of Larimichthys crocea isolate SSNF chromosome XII, L_crocea_2.0, whole genome shotgun sequence DNA harbors:
- the tfap4 gene encoding transcription factor AP-4 isoform X2, with product MEYFMVPAQKVPSLQHFRKTEKEVIGGLCSLANIPLTPETARDQERRIRREIANSNERRRMQSINAGFQSLKTLIPHSDGEKLSKAAILQQTAEYIFTLEQEKTRLLQQNSQLKRIIQELSGSSPKRRRAEEKDEGIGSPDILEEEKTEDLRREMIELRQQLEKERSVRMMLEDQLYPEKLKAIALQLQDQQAQTQSLVHLQQHKQLERDLTPVHSPQVLAPATPPAPTHHATVIVPAPVQPPLPHHVTVVTMGPASVINTASTSRQNLDTIVQAIQHIEGTQGKACVGEEEQRRAVIVTSGRVLSDAAGSDTASNSDGPDDCSLP from the exons ATGGAGTATTTCATGGTACCAGCTCAGAAGGTGCCCTCCTTGCAACATTTCAGGAAAACGGAGAAAGAAGTGATCGGAGGTCTTTGTAG TCTGGCCAACATTCCTCTAACCCCAGAAACAGCCCGGGACCAAGAGAGGCGAATTCGCAGAGAGATCGCCAACAGCAACGAGCGTCGGCGTATGCAGAGCATCAATGCCGGATTCCAGTCACTTAAAACACTTATCCCACACAGTGATGGGGAGAAGCTCAGTAAG GCTGCCATCCTGCAACAGACAGCAGAgtacatttttactttggagCAGGAGAAGACACGGCTACTGCAGCAGAATAGTCAGCTCAAACGAATCATACAA GAGTTAAGTGGTTCCTCCCCTAAGAGAAGGCGtgcagaggagaaagatgaaggGATTGGTTCACCAGACATCCTAGAGGAGGAAAAGACTGAGGACTTGAGGAGGGAGATGATTGAGTTAAGGcagcagctggagaaagagCGCTCTGTCAGGATGATGCTGGAAGATCAG TTGTACCCAGAGAAACTGAAGGCAATTGCTCTGCAGCTCCAGGATCAGCAGGCCCAAACACAGAGCCTCGttcatctgcagcagcacaagCAGCTGGAGAGGGACCTTACTCCAGTCCACAGCCCACAG GTTTTGGCCCCAGCTACTCCACCTGCACCTACACACCATGCCACGGTCATCGTCCCCGCACCTGTCCAGCCTCCCCTCCCCCATCACGTCACTGTGGTAACCATGGGCCCGGCATCAGTTATCAATACAGCGTCAACATCTCGACAGAACCTGGACACCATCGTTCAA gcaATCCAGCACATCGAGGGCACCCAGGGAAAGGCTTGTGTCGGCGAGGAAGAGCAGCGGAGGGCGGTCATCGTCACCTCGGGTCGCGTCCTCTCTGACGCGGCAGGCTCCGACACGGCCTCAAACAGCGACGGGCCTGACGACTGTTCACTGCCCTGA
- the tfap4 gene encoding transcription factor AP-4 isoform X1, with protein sequence MEYFMVPAQKVPSLQHFRKTEKEVIGGLCSLANIPLTPETARDQERRIRREIANSNERRRMQSINAGFQSLKTLIPHSDGEKLSKAAILQQTAEYIFTLEQEKTRLLQQNSQLKRIIQELSGSSPKRRRAEEKDEGIGSPDILEEEKTEDLRREMIELRQQLEKERSVRMMLEDQMRSLDAQLYPEKLKAIALQLQDQQAQTQSLVHLQQHKQLERDLTPVHSPQVLAPATPPAPTHHATVIVPAPVQPPLPHHVTVVTMGPASVINTASTSRQNLDTIVQAIQHIEGTQGKACVGEEEQRRAVIVTSGRVLSDAAGSDTASNSDGPDDCSLP encoded by the exons ATGGAGTATTTCATGGTACCAGCTCAGAAGGTGCCCTCCTTGCAACATTTCAGGAAAACGGAGAAAGAAGTGATCGGAGGTCTTTGTAG TCTGGCCAACATTCCTCTAACCCCAGAAACAGCCCGGGACCAAGAGAGGCGAATTCGCAGAGAGATCGCCAACAGCAACGAGCGTCGGCGTATGCAGAGCATCAATGCCGGATTCCAGTCACTTAAAACACTTATCCCACACAGTGATGGGGAGAAGCTCAGTAAG GCTGCCATCCTGCAACAGACAGCAGAgtacatttttactttggagCAGGAGAAGACACGGCTACTGCAGCAGAATAGTCAGCTCAAACGAATCATACAA GAGTTAAGTGGTTCCTCCCCTAAGAGAAGGCGtgcagaggagaaagatgaaggGATTGGTTCACCAGACATCCTAGAGGAGGAAAAGACTGAGGACTTGAGGAGGGAGATGATTGAGTTAAGGcagcagctggagaaagagCGCTCTGTCAGGATGATGCTGGAAGATCAG ATGCGTTCCCTGGATGCTCAGTTGTACCCAGAGAAACTGAAGGCAATTGCTCTGCAGCTCCAGGATCAGCAGGCCCAAACACAGAGCCTCGttcatctgcagcagcacaagCAGCTGGAGAGGGACCTTACTCCAGTCCACAGCCCACAG GTTTTGGCCCCAGCTACTCCACCTGCACCTACACACCATGCCACGGTCATCGTCCCCGCACCTGTCCAGCCTCCCCTCCCCCATCACGTCACTGTGGTAACCATGGGCCCGGCATCAGTTATCAATACAGCGTCAACATCTCGACAGAACCTGGACACCATCGTTCAA gcaATCCAGCACATCGAGGGCACCCAGGGAAAGGCTTGTGTCGGCGAGGAAGAGCAGCGGAGGGCGGTCATCGTCACCTCGGGTCGCGTCCTCTCTGACGCGGCAGGCTCCGACACGGCCTCAAACAGCGACGGGCCTGACGACTGTTCACTGCCCTGA